GGAAGCATTATTGTAACTGCGGATACCATTGTGGCCTATAACGGAGAAATTCTTGGCAAACCGGAAGATGCACACCATGCAACAGAAATGCTGACTAAACTTTCAGGAACCAACCACCAGGTATATACCGGTGTCAGCTTAATCTGTAACGGAAAAATGCGTTCCTTTTATGACACTACCGAAGTTTTCTTCAATACCTTAAGTCAGGAGCAAATCAGCTATTACATCAAAAATTATAATCCAATGGATAAAGCAGGAGCTTATGGAATTCAGGATTGGATTGGTCTCATCGCTGTAGAAAAAATAATCGGTTCTTATACCAATGTCATGGGATTGCCTACAGAAAAACTGTATAAAGTCCTGGCCGACAATACCTGGTTACTTTAGGGGCTGAAGATCTGCCAGTACGCCCATCTTCAGGTCGTAGGTAGATAAACTAAGTTGTTCGATATTTCCCACGGAAAGAATGTAATCGGTCAGAATAGAAGCCATAACAATCATATCTACCCTTAAGCGGATAAGGCCTGGCATCTTTTCCCTTTCGGTATGACTGGATGCAATGAAAGTAGCAGATAATACTTTATAGGCAGGTATGCTGATCGGATAGTACTTGATTTCCTTAAGGTTTAACTCCGGATATAAGATGCCCGCAAAGGTCTCAAAAGCGCCCGCTGAGCCAATTAAATGCTGGGGTTGATATAAGTTCAATACTTCTTTTAAATCGCCTAATTCCCCATCTAAATGGCGAATAATGTCCTGTTGGTCTTCTGCGGTAATCGGATCAGAATGGAAGAATGCCTGCATGAGACGTGCAGCCCCGATATTATAGCTTTTTTTCCATAATAGTTCTTCCTGATTGCAGAGGATAAATTCTGTACTCCCTCCTCCGATATCCATTATCAGAGCAGTCTGATCGATTACTCCCGTAGCCCTGACCCCTTTAAAAATGTATGCGGCTTCTTCATCGCCACTAATTACGTTGATGTCTATTCCTGCATAATTTTTGGCTGCCTTGACAAAATTAATCCCGTTTTCCGCACTTCGTATAGCAGAGGTAGCGGTCGCTTTTACGAGGTCCACCTGATGTTCCTTAATAATCAGGCTAAATTTTTCAAGGGCCAGGAGGCCTCTTTCGAAAGCCTCCTGAATGATGAAATTCTCATTAATTTTCCCTTCACCAAGTCTTACAGGAAGATTGGTCTTATAACATATCCTGGTTTCCTGCGGTGTAAGTTCCGCAATGATCAGGTGGAAGGTATTTGTTCCAAGGTCAATAACAGCAACCTTCATGTAATTTAATTTTTATAGGTAAACCACTTTATCATTTCTTTCAGACTGGTCTTTTTACCGTACATTAAGATACCTACTCTGTAAATTCTGGAGGCCAGCCAAACGGTACCAATGAATCCGAAAATCAGAATCAGCATAGATAGTGCCAATTGCCAGTCCGGAACACCATAAGGCAGGCGTACCACCATAGCGATAGGAGAGGTAAACGGAATCATGGATAGCCAGAAAGCAATTGGCCCGTAAGGATCATTGGTTACTACACTTAAGGAAAGTGCATAACCAACCAGTAAAGGCATCATTACCGGCATCATGAACTGCTGGGTTTCCGTCTCCGAATCTACGGCCGAACCAATGGCTGCATAGAGTGCACTGTAAAATAAGTAGCCACCAATAAAGAAGAAAATAAAAACCAGGATAATTTTAGTCAGATCTAAACTGGCCAGACTTTTCTGCATAGCCAGTACCGGACTGTCTGCCTGACTATTCATTCCGGCTGAAATACTCGTCCCATCTTTTGCTTTAACAGCCGCTGAAGCAACGGCAGTCTGTTGAAGGGTATCTTTGCCCACAAAAGCAGTTACTGCAAGCGTGGAAATCGATGCGGTAAGGACAATCCAGAGTATAAACTGAGTGAGACCTACGAGTGCAATCCCGATGATCTTACCCATCATCAGCTGGAAGGGTTTTACGGAAGAAATCATCACTTCTATGATCCTGCTGGTTTTCTCTTCAATCACCCCGCGCATTACCTGAATTCCGTATAAGAGAATAAACATAAACATCAATATGCCGGCTGCGGTACCGATAATCGTGCTGGCGCCTGCACTGGAATCTTCTTCTTTTCCTGTCTCACCGATTTTTTTAGTGTCAATATTCACATCCGTCTTTAATCCATCCAGATCGGTCTGGGAAATACCGGAGGCTTTTAATTTCTGCGTACGGATCAGTTCTTCAATATCTCCGGATACCCGGTTGCTGAGCGAAAGTCCGGCCTGTTTATTGCCAATCAGCTGTATTCCTTTTGGAGAATTGATGCTGAATTCCGGAAGGTAAAGAATATAGTCGTATTTCGCGGTCTTTAATGAAGCCTTCATCTCTTCGAGCGATTCGCTGACATAGGTATAACCTATATTTTTTGTAGGATTTAATTTTTCGGTTAAGGACTTGTTATGGTTAACTACAGCAACTTTATTGAACGTTCCCTTTACGCCCTGAATGGAAAAGTATATAATCAGGCCATAAAAACCGGCGATGATAAGGGGGGTGATTAAAGTCATGATGATGAACGACTTCTTTTTTACCCTGGATAAGTATTCTCTTTGTATAATGAGTAAGATTTTGTTCATGGCTGTTAGTCTTGTTGTTTTACTTTTTGAATGAAAATGTCGTTCATCGTAGGGATCACTTCATCCAGACGGTTAATGGATACGTGTGGAAGTAATGCCGACAATACCTGGTTGGTGTGCTGCTGTTCCCGGATTTTGATCTTTAGCCTGGTTTTACCTTTCATGGTTTCCATTTGCAATACTTCAAAGAGTTCTTTTGATTGCTCGATATTATACTCACCTTCATATTCCAGCCAGTAGGTTTGGTTACGATATTGCTCTCTGATTTCTTTAACCGGGCCATCCAATATTTTTTTGGAATGATGGATCAGCGCAATGTTGTCACAAAGTTCTTCAACGGATTCCATTCTATGAGTAGAAAAGATGAAGGTGGCGCCTTCTTTATTGAGTTCCAGAATCTCATTCTTAATAATGTCTGCATTTACGGGATCAAAGCCGGAGAAGGGTTCGTCCAGAATAATCAGCTCTGGCTTATGAAGAACCGTTGCCACAAACTGTACCTTTTGCTGCATTCCTTTACTCAGGTCTTCTACTTTTTTACTCCACCAGTCGGCCATTTCCAGTTTTTCAAACCAAAATCTGATTCTTTTGGTCGCCTCAGCTGTACTTAGCCCTTTTAGTTTGGCGAGGTATAAAACCTGTTCCCCGATCTCCATTTTCTTGTATAAGCCCCTTTCTTCCGGCAAATAGCCAATCTGAGAGATGTGATCTACATTAAGGCGTTCTCCGTTGAATAATACTTCTCCGCTATCGGGACCGGTAATTTGAGTGATGATTCTGATCAGGGAAGTTTTTCCTGCACCATTAGGTCCAAGAAGACCAAATATTTTGCCTTTTTCTACCTGCAGACTGACGTCGTCCAATGCGCGGTGGCTCGCGTATTGTTTAACAATATTCTTTATAATTAGCATTTCTTAGTTTTATTAGTCTTCAATTAGTATCGCATCCTTTCAAAATGTTACTGATTTTGTAATAATAATTTTAAATACAAAAAAATATGGTCAATAAAAAAGCCACCCATTGGGTGGCTTTAAATATTCAGTGGAATTAATTACTCAAAATATTCTTTCATCTTCTCAAAGAAGCTTTTAT
This region of Pedobacter steynii genomic DNA includes:
- a CDS encoding Maf family nucleotide pyrophosphatase gives rise to the protein MYQQRLPIILASKSPRRQELLSAMNLDFKVVLKEVDESYPDQLLPAEIAVYIAEKKAKAFDEDSKGSIIVTADTIVAYNGEILGKPEDAHHATEMLTKLSGTNHQVYTGVSLICNGKMRSFYDTTEVFFNTLSQEQISYYIKNYNPMDKAGAYGIQDWIGLIAVEKIIGSYTNVMGLPTEKLYKVLADNTWLL
- a CDS encoding exopolyphosphatase — encoded protein: MKVAVIDLGTNTFHLIIAELTPQETRICYKTNLPVRLGEGKINENFIIQEAFERGLLALEKFSLIIKEHQVDLVKATATSAIRSAENGINFVKAAKNYAGIDINVISGDEEAAYIFKGVRATGVIDQTALIMDIGGGSTEFILCNQEELLWKKSYNIGAARLMQAFFHSDPITAEDQQDIIRHLDGELGDLKEVLNLYQPQHLIGSAGAFETFAGILYPELNLKEIKYYPISIPAYKVLSATFIASSHTEREKMPGLIRLRVDMIVMASILTDYILSVGNIEQLSLSTYDLKMGVLADLQPLK
- a CDS encoding ABC transporter permease, whose protein sequence is MNKILLIIQREYLSRVKKKSFIIMTLITPLIIAGFYGLIIYFSIQGVKGTFNKVAVVNHNKSLTEKLNPTKNIGYTYVSESLEEMKASLKTAKYDYILYLPEFSINSPKGIQLIGNKQAGLSLSNRVSGDIEELIRTQKLKASGISQTDLDGLKTDVNIDTKKIGETGKEEDSSAGASTIIGTAAGILMFMFILLYGIQVMRGVIEEKTSRIIEVMISSVKPFQLMMGKIIGIALVGLTQFILWIVLTASISTLAVTAFVGKDTLQQTAVASAAVKAKDGTSISAGMNSQADSPVLAMQKSLASLDLTKIILVFIFFFIGGYLFYSALYAAIGSAVDSETETQQFMMPVMMPLLVGYALSLSVVTNDPYGPIAFWLSMIPFTSPIAMVVRLPYGVPDWQLALSMLILIFGFIGTVWLASRIYRVGILMYGKKTSLKEMIKWFTYKN
- a CDS encoding ABC transporter ATP-binding protein, producing the protein MLIIKNIVKQYASHRALDDVSLQVEKGKIFGLLGPNGAGKTSLIRIITQITGPDSGEVLFNGERLNVDHISQIGYLPEERGLYKKMEIGEQVLYLAKLKGLSTAEATKRIRFWFEKLEMADWWSKKVEDLSKGMQQKVQFVATVLHKPELIILDEPFSGFDPVNADIIKNEILELNKEGATFIFSTHRMESVEELCDNIALIHHSKKILDGPVKEIREQYRNQTYWLEYEGEYNIEQSKELFEVLQMETMKGKTRLKIKIREQQHTNQVLSALLPHVSINRLDEVIPTMNDIFIQKVKQQD